Proteins encoded in a region of the Triplophysa dalaica isolate WHDGS20190420 chromosome 10, ASM1584641v1, whole genome shotgun sequence genome:
- the LOC130430190 gene encoding uncharacterized protein LOC130430190 isoform X1, with the protein MFRLSGDARSPLSRADGVHLFSSTSAQAGSVCSTEGVSEAFGSHGVSLGGLPPGSSAHATATVLAEGSGSMESMVLGSSASPGYTQLPQCPEPMARPKHVQSGSSPGAGYETHSRYDGCVVLGMGCSVRGHAGIRPLDTVTEKMAYKLLGADGGVSSSPYFPVKTGEETCPDSHRQHVRGFVHKSPGRSPLRNSFQTGCESPTVGRSASTLCQGSAYPRSSELRSGHAFEGGSSARRMEASSRLSAVNLGALWDGGSGFIRDERERALPAVFLADPFPHGERRSDGAMAERSALRVSSGEDFAPGAVQNQRGDGDGDPRRSVLAESTVVSGPKRIVNGTAVADSPQERPVVPSERHDISPQPAAVESSCLASSGVLNALPQRVLDTISECRAPSTRRLYALKWGVFVKWCSSNNIDPMSCPVSDILCFLQHRLDSGGLPSTLKVYVAAIASFRSPVDGQSIGRHMLVVRFLRGARRLFPPRSPSVPPWDLALVLKALSFPPFEPLDAASLRELTLKTVLLLALASAKRIGDLQALSVGADFIRFGTGDCNVTLRPKSGYVPKSMSTPFRAQVISLPALFSESSDSQNANAPRAVCPVRVLRAYIDRTAGFRQSEQLFVCYGGGTKGRAVSKQRLSHWVVDAITLAYESQGQNCPFGIRAHSTRAIASSWAWSRGTSIQDICCAAGWSSQNTFARFYRLDVSSLSSQVLSVCLVLMQMK; encoded by the exons ATGTTTCGACTCAGTGGAGATGCGCGCTCGCCTCTCTCAAGAGCGGACGGAGTCCATCTCTTCAGCTCTACATCTGCTCAGGCCGGGTCGGTCTGTTCCACTGAGGGAGTTTCAGAGGCTTTTGGGTCTCATGGCGTCAGCCTCGGCGGTCTGCCACCTGGGTCTtctgcacatgcgaccgctacagTTTTGGCTGAAGGCTCGGGTTCCATGGAGAGCATGGTCCTCGGGTCGAGTGCGAGTCCCGGTTACACTCAGTTGCCTCAGTGCCCTGAGCCCATGGCGCGACCCAAGCATGTTCAGTCGGGGAGTTCCCCTGGGGCTGGTTACGAGACGCATAGTCGTTACGACGGATGCGTCGTCCTCGGGATGGGGTGCAGTGTGCGAGGGCATGCCGGCATCCGGCCTTTGGACACAGTCACAgagaaaatggcatataaattgCTTGGAGCTGATGGCGGTGTCTCTAGCTCTCCATACTTTCCAGTCAAGACTGGAGAAGAAACATGTCCTGATTCGCACCGACAACATGTCCGTGGTTTCGTACATAAATCGCCAGGGAGGAGTCCGCTCAGGAACTCTTTTCAAACAGGCTGCGAGTCTCCTACTGTGGGCAGATCGGCATCTACTCTCTGTCAGGGCAGCGCATATCCCCGGTCGTCTGAACTGCGGAGCGGACATGCTTTCGAGGGAGGGTCTTCCGCACGGAGAATGGAGGCTTCATCCAGACTCAGTGCGGTCAATTTGGGAGCGCTTTGGGACGGCGGAAGTGGATTTATTCGCGACGAGCGAGAACGCGCACTGCCCGCTGTATTTCTCGCTGACCCATTCCCCCATGGGGAACGACGCTCTGACGGTGCGATGGCCGAACGTTCGGCTTTACGCGTTTCCTCCGGTGAAGATTTTGCCCCTGGTGCTGTGCAAAATCAGAGAGGAGACGGCGACGGTGATCCTCGTCGCTCCGTTTTGGCCGAATCAACCGTGGTTTCCGGACCTAAGCGAATTGTTAACGGCACCGCCGTGGCGGATTCCCCTCAGGAGAGACCTGTTGTCCCAAGCGAACGGCACGATATTTCACCCCAGCCCGCAGCTGTGGAGTCTTCATGCCTGGCCTCTTCGggggttttaaatgcacttcctcAGCGTGTACTTGACACTATTTCGGAGTGTCGAGCGCCTTCCACCAGGCGTTTATACGCTCTCAAATGGGGGGTGTTTGTTAAATGGTGCAGTAGTAACAATATCGACCCGATGTCCTGCCCCGTGTCTGATATTTTATGCTTCCTGCAGCACAGGCTGGACAGCGGCGGACTCCCGTCAACACTGAAGGTTTATGTGGCTGCTATCGCCTCGTTTCGTTCCCCGGTTGATGGGCAATCCATTGGAAGGCACATGCTGGTAGTCAGATTCCTCAGAGGAGCGAGGAGACTTTTTCCACCGCGATCCCCTTCGGTGCCGCCTTGGGACTTAGCGCTGGTGTTGAAGGCTCTCTCCTTTCCCCCATTCGAGCCTCTGGACGCGGCTTCCCTAAGAGAGCTCACTCTAAAAACCGTTCTCCTTCTTGCCCTTGCTTCGGCTAAGCGCATAGGGGATTTACAAGCGCTCTCAGTCGGCGCTGATTTCATTCGTTTTGGAACCGGCGACTGCAATGTCACTCTCCGGCCGAAATCGGGTTATGTGCCAAAGTCTATGTCTACCCCATTTAGAGCACAGGTCATTTCTTTGCCCGCTTTGTTTTCCGAGTCGTCAGACTCGCAGAATGCAAACGCTCCGAGAGCGGTCTGCCCGGTAAGGGTTTTGCGGGCTTACATTGATCGCACGGCCGGTTTTCGGCAGTCTGAACAGCTCTTCGTCTGCTATGGTGGGGGAACTAAAGGTCGGGCTGTATCAAAGCAGAGGCTCTCTCACTGGGTGGTGGACGCTATTACCTTAGCATATGAGAGTCAGGGACAGAACTGCCCATTCGGTATCAGAGCTCATTCGACTAGGGCTATCGCCTCTTCGTGGGCTTGGTCTAGGGGCACATCTATTCAGGACATATGCTGTGCGGCTGGCTGGTCTTCGCAGAACACTTTCGCCAGGTTCTACAGATTGGACGTGTCCTCTTTGTCGTCTCAAGTCCTCTCG gtgtgtttagtgttgatgcagatgaagtga